The following proteins are co-located in the Billgrantia tianxiuensis genome:
- a CDS encoding AAA family ATPase, with protein MDATSAPCPTSSSSAIGVDELIDSLVASHRTFVDDLPYVASPACLAATRALVEDEVSALEARLTGEEDRRCLLRLKDWLAQEMLRLEPWFEERGEPRPSWVAGRQAMPLCDRQRLVMANALDLEATDPLAKRCLDPGFDLVSLLVGLYVRDETRLAHYAFDRYLRLSGDYALTRLISVFAVCRSLAGARRALQHWEPEREPAFRVAEIMTECRRYLDLAERVSNFRFPPLIIGVGVSGSGKSRFMAEIVERLGAVRLCSDAERRRLFGLSPQAAVQDPAVDIFSAETTERTYHRLASLAGLLLNAGIPTCIDATCLTYAQRQLLRQQGEARGLPVLIVSFEADEETLRARIAKRAKRQGSDPAMSLDVLERQQALFEEFRDEERPHLLRIDTTAEHVGDTLALLVEKRVSLSYS; from the coding sequence ATGGACGCCACTTCAGCACCCTGCCCGACCTCTTCATCGAGCGCCATCGGCGTGGATGAACTGATCGATTCGCTGGTGGCGTCCCATCGCACCTTCGTCGACGATCTTCCCTACGTGGCCTCGCCGGCTTGCCTGGCCGCCACGCGCGCGCTGGTCGAAGATGAGGTGAGCGCGCTAGAGGCGCGGCTGACGGGCGAGGAGGATCGGCGCTGCCTGTTGCGGTTGAAGGACTGGCTGGCGCAGGAAATGCTGCGACTCGAACCCTGGTTCGAAGAGCGCGGCGAGCCGCGCCCGAGCTGGGTCGCGGGACGCCAGGCTATGCCGCTGTGCGATCGCCAGCGATTGGTGATGGCCAATGCCCTCGATCTCGAGGCCACGGATCCGTTGGCCAAGCGCTGCCTCGATCCGGGCTTCGACCTGGTATCGCTGCTGGTGGGCCTGTACGTGCGCGATGAGACGCGGCTTGCCCATTATGCCTTCGACCGTTACCTGCGGCTTTCGGGCGATTACGCGCTCACCCGGCTCATTTCGGTGTTCGCGGTATGCCGCTCGCTTGCCGGTGCCCGGCGAGCACTGCAGCACTGGGAGCCGGAGCGCGAGCCGGCGTTTCGGGTCGCCGAGATCATGACCGAGTGCCGGCGCTATCTCGATCTGGCCGAGCGGGTCTCCAATTTTCGCTTTCCTCCGCTGATCATCGGTGTCGGCGTGTCCGGCAGCGGCAAGAGCCGCTTCATGGCCGAAATCGTCGAGCGGCTGGGGGCCGTGAGACTGTGCTCGGATGCCGAGCGGCGGCGCCTCTTCGGACTTTCTCCACAGGCGGCAGTGCAGGATCCGGCTGTGGATATCTTCAGTGCGGAGACGACCGAGCGTACCTACCATCGTCTGGCCAGCCTGGCCGGGCTGTTGCTCAACGCCGGCATTCCGACCTGCATCGATGCCACTTGCCTGACCTACGCCCAGCGGCAGCTGCTACGACAGCAGGGCGAGGCGCGCGGCCTGCCGGTGCTCATCGTCAGCTTCGAGGCCGACGAGGAAACCCTGCGTGCACGTATCGCCAAGCGCGCCAAGCGGCAGGGGAGCGACCCGGCCATGAGCCTTGACGTGCTCGAACGGCAGCAGGCGCTGTTCGAGGAATTCCGCGACGAGGAGCGCCCTCATCTATTGCGAATCGATACCACTGCCGAGCATGTCGGCGATACCTTGGCGCTGTTGGTCGAGAAACGGGTCAGCCTGAGTTACAGCTGA